The genomic segment acatatatatatatacatatatatatatatatatatatatatatatatacatatatatatatatgtatatatgcatatatatatatatatatatatatatatatatatatatatatatatatatatgtatacatacatacatatatgcatatatatatattatatatatatctatattcatatatgtatatgtatatatataaatatattatatgtatatatatatatatatatatatatatatacatacatacatacatgcatacatatatatatatatatatatatatatatatatatatatatatatatatatatatatatttatatatacatatgcatttatgtatgtataaataaataaataactatatgtatatacatatatatatagatatatatatacatatacatatatatatatatatacatatacatatatatatatatatatatatatatatatatatatatatatatatatacacacacacacacacacacacacacacacacacacacacaaacacacacacacacacacacacacacacacacacacacacacacacacacacacacacacacacacacacacacacacacacacacacacacacacacacacacacacgcacgcacatagacacacacacacatttacacacacacacacacacacacacacaaacacatacacacacacacacacacacacacacacacacacacacacacacacacacacacacacacacacacacacacacacacacacacacacacacacacacacacacacacacacacatgtaagtatgtatgtatgtatgtatatatatatatatatatatatatacatatgtatatatatgtatatttatgtatgtattaataaatatatatatatatatatacatatatatatatatatatatatatatatatatatatatacatacatatatatgtttatacatagatgtatatatatatatatatatatatatatatatatatatatatatatatatatatgtttatacatacatatatatatatatatatatatatatatatatatatatatatgtgtatgtgtatatatatatatatatatatatatatatatatatatatatatatgtatatatatacatacacatatatatatatatatatatatatatatatatacatatatatatatatatatatatatatatatatatatatacatttatatatttatatatgtatatatatatatgtatgtatgaatatatttatgtatatatatatatatatatatatatatatatatatatatatatatatatatatatatatacatttatatatttatatatgtatatatatatatgtatgtatgaatatatttatgtatatatatatatatatatatatatatgtatacatttatatttgtatatatgtatgtatgtatgtatgtatgtataaatgaataaataaataaatatatatttatatatatatatatatatatatatatatatatatatatatatatatatatatatatatgtgtgtgtgtatatatatatatatatatatatatatatatgtatatatttatacaaatatatatatatgtatatatatatatatatatatatatatatatatatatatatatatttacccacacaaatattttaaatatatatacatgtgtgtgtgtgtgtgtgtgtgtgtgtgtgtgtgtgtgtgtgcttgtgtgtgtgtgtgtgtgtgtgtatatatatatatatatatatatatatatatatatatatatatatatacatatgtgtgtgtgagtgtatacatatgtatatatacacagtttcgaaacatacatattcacagcatatatgtatatacacattacctgatgaaagataaaggagaggccACATCTGTGGAGCACGGGTCCCAGCTCACACCTGCACAATACATATCCTTTTTCTCCCCCGCGTTAGTATTGATCTGGTTTCCACTTCGTAACTTGTGGCGCTCGCTAAGGTAAGGGTggttatacgtgtatgtgtggacaaatagatggatagatagagggatagataaatagagggatgggtagatggatggatagagggatagataaatagagggatgggtagatggataaatagagagatagataaatagagggatgggtagatggataggtagagggatagataaatagagggatgggtagatggatagatagagggatagatagatagagggattggtagatggatagataaagggatagttaaatagagggatgggtagatggatagacagagggatagataaatagagggatgggtagatggatagatagagaaatagatagatagagggatgggtagatggataaatagagggatagagaaatagagggatgggtagatggatagatagagggatagataaatagagggatgggtagagggataggtaaatagagggatgggtagatggatagataaatagagggatgggtagatggataaataaaaagagggatgggtagatggatagatagaggaatagataaatagagggatgggtagatggacagatagagggatagataaatagagggatgggtagatggataaatagagggatgggtagatggatagatagagggatagataaatagagggatgggtagagggatagataaatagagggatgggtagatgggtagataaatagagggatcggtagatggatagataaatagagggatgggtagatggatagataaaggaatagatataTAGGGGATgggtatatggacagatagagggatagatgaatagagggatgggtagatggatagatagaggaatagatagatagagggatgggtagatggatagatagagggatagatgaatagagggataggtaaatagagggatgggtagatggatagataaatagggggatgggtagatggatagataaatagagggatgggtagatggatagatagaggaatagataaatagagggatgggtagatggacagatagagggatagataaatagagggatgggtagatggataaatagagggatgggtagatggatagatagagggatagataaatagagggatcggtagagggatagataaatagaggggtgggtagatggatagataaatagagggatgggtagatggatagatagaggaatagatatatAGGGGATgggtatatggacagatagagggatagatgaatagagggatgggtagatggatagatagaggaatagatagatagagggatgggtatatggacagatagagggatagatgaatagagggatgggtagatggatagatagaggaatagatagatagagggatgggtagatggatagatagagggatagatgaatagagggatgggtagatggatagataaatagagggatgggtagatggatagatagagggatagataaatagggggatgggtagatggatagataaatagagggatgggtagatggatagatagaggaatagataaatagagggatgggtagatggattaaatagatggatagataaatagagggatgggtagatggatagatagaggaatagataaatagagggatgggtagatggatagatagagggatagataaatagagggatgggTAAATGgctagatagaggaatagatagatagagggatggttagatggacagatagagggatagataaatagagggatgggTAAATGgctagatagaggaatagatagatagagggatgggtagatggacagatagagggatagataaataaagagatgtatatatgtttgatcggtaggtacgtaggtagataggtagctatataaatagatagatagacataagtatagatgtaaatatagaaagataagttggtgaatagatagataacggatgtctatatatatggataaatagacagacagatagatatagatacatatataaagagataaacagactgTGAGACAGAAATaaccagacaaacatacagagtgaaatatacagagagacagagacaaataaaaagacagatagacaggagaaaagagacagacaaagaaaaagagggagacagcaagacagataaagagataaacaaacagacataattaTGAAAAGTCATCACCAGCACACAAGAAAGAGGTATACTAGAGATCAGACTCCACCGAGACCCAATGGAACGTCCCTGCGATAAATCCACTTGTTTTATCGCCACTTATCGGCAAATTCTGGGAACTGGAGATACAAGATGGATCGAGGACTTTCGCGGCCCTTGCGTTCGCCTCTCGTCCTCGGGCgctatgatttttgttgtttttattgttgttattgttattgtttacgtggctgtttgctttgttttgatttttttatcagtTGATTTGATTGGTTATTCTGACTGGTTGTAAAAGGATCTGGTTTGATTAAAACTTGGTTAAGGAGGAGAGCAAGAATATTATTCAGGATTGAATACCACTTTCATAAATTCTTTTGTAAAGAGGTTTGCGTTCAACATATGGCCTCCGATTAAGCTTTtattgtatcaataataatgatacagatctATGAAGTGATATGTCTTCTGTATGTTATCTAACAGTAAATAacagaataatattaatattacatttGAATGAGGCTTATATTGGGTTATTCTAGGGTCAATTGCGAGAAAATCGTGTCCAATCATGGGGACTGTTCTTAAATATAACATAAGTACCCGAATAagtattaaataaagaaaaaaaacagtacttCCATGTGGGCAAAATCTAATTATTCACAAAATAAAATTGCTATACAATTACAAAATAGCATTACTGACCTATGTGTCATATATGAATGGCGGAGCGTTCGAGAGCTAGCATTTGTCTGCTGTTCCTCTGCGTCGAAGCGTAACGGGTCGCACACCTGTTGGCGAGAAAGCGCGTCCGATGTTAACAGGTGTGCGGAGTCGCTCGAACGGAATGAAGGGAATCAAATGGTAACTAGGAAGGTGTTtctctgcgtgtatatatatatatatatatatatatatatatatatatatatatatatatatatatatatatatatatatatatatatatatatatatatatatatacgtacatacatatatatatatatatatatatatatatatatatatatatatatatatatacgtatatacatatatatatatatatatatatatatatatatatatatatatatatatatatatatatatatatatatatatatatatatatatatatatatatatatatatatatatatatatatatatatatatatatatatatatatatatatatatatacgtatatacatatatatatatatatatatatatatatatatatatatatatatatatatatatatatatatatatatatatatatatatatatatatatatatgtatatatatgtatatacgtatatatgtatatacatatatatatatatatatatatatatatatatatatatatatatatatatatgtatatatatacatatatatatacacatacatacatacatatatatatatatatatatatatatatatatatatatatatatatatatacgcagagaaaacaaaaaaaatgtgtgtgtgtgtgagtgtgtgtgtgtgtacgtctatatttatctatatatatatgtgtgtgtgtatatatatacatatgtgtgtatgtatgcatatctatacatacacacacacacgcacatatatatatatatatatatatatatatatatatatatatatatatatatatatatatatatatatatatatatatatatacatatatatatatatacatataaataaataaatatatatatacatataaatatatataaatatatatatatatatatatatatatatatatatatatatatatatatatacatatatttatatatatatatatatatatatatatatatatatatatatatatatatatatatatatatatatatatatatatatatatatatgtgtgtgtgtgtatgtatgcctcgACACTAAAAAAGTAAGTGCGGCGGCGCGCAATTCAgaggcagcttggcctaaacAAGAAGTAAAAGTACGCATCTTGGGCGCAGTGTGACGTAAGTGCGAGTAACAACATTCGGCGCGCGATTTGCAGGCAGCTTGGCCTAAACAAAAAGTAATGTAAGCGTCTTGGCGCAGGAAATAATGTAGGTGCGAGTAAACAAAACACAGCAGCGCGAATCCTTTGTAAGAGATTCAACGGGCGTCTGGGCGCATTTTTTTCGTAGTAAACATGTCAGCATAAAACTAAATTGCAGTGataatatgtaagcctatataaagcatggagTCTGCATTGCGTAAGCCCTATTACAACAGAATCGACTCCATCAAGTAGTTACATGTTaaatattcaccaaaaccttaaaactaaagaagcataaattccagcagtactaacgacaagatatcgaatattgagagtagCCGTCATTAAAGCGAGTTAGAGTCAGTTATAAAATGTATGGTACTTAGTACAATTCATAATCCTAAAGTGAATTCTGTGTAGAACGGTCAATAGGTGAGTAAAACAAGTCAtcaacatgtatgtgtgaataagcgaatgATTAGCGCGGCAAGTAAAAGGAAAGTGATTTTCAATGAACAAAGAACACAAcgatatgtataaattcacagaatgaaagtgaaaacgcaAGCAGTaacgaaggaactactaataaacatagcaTATAAATTGAAGGAACGATAATTGCAAATTCGCAACAATAGACGAATAATATACGCGGGAAAACCGAAACattacaataattgaataaattgaagtgtgatttgctctgagaaaaataaaacatactagACTGTGCAAtgtgaaaacaacaaaaatacgatAGACTGAAAAACACAacacaatatacatcaattaaagaatggttgcggggaatgaggtgaggggagtgaggtgtCATAAGTCTGATCTCAGTGTGACTTTGTTTGTAAATgtagttaaaacaattattaacagtgagaaattttgtaatatagaattagtagtagtatgtaCGTTAAGAAAATGCAACTTCTATGTAAGGCGTGGAATACATCTTCAGCAACTTCGTCGGGAACGTAGCACAGGCGTGAGTTGTCAGCACGACGGAGTGTGGCAGTCATGGTGCAGGTAGGCGTGGATCAAAAGGTcttggtagcgatggctggcgttaaggcgaggaggcacttcggcGGGAGCTGATCTTCTTACAGGAATGTTCGGCGTTGTGAGGTTCTTCCACTGCTAAGCCACCAGATGTGAACGAGTGGTGGGCGTGGAGgttggaggaatggaaggggtcttggcttgctggtttattggggaaggtaagaCCCGTGCCCCTAGCACTGAGGGCGGAGGGCGAGCTGTCCCCTgtcctgtgactgtgtgtgtgtaagtatgaatatatatgtatgtatatatatatatatatatatatatatatatatatatatatatatatatatatatatatatatatatatattatatatatatatatatatatatatatatatatatatattatatatatatatatatatatatatatatatatatatatatatatatatatatatatatatatatatatatatatatatatatatatatatatatgtacatattatatacatatatatatatatattatatatatatatatacatatatatatatatatatatatatatatatatatatatatatatatatatatatatatatatatatacatatatgcatatatgcttataagAGGTGTAGACCTCCTATATGGATaatactggtgggcagtagtgatacaccgGTGTGGCTTAACACTTTATTTAAGAATCACTAGTATGAAAGTAACACGACACGAATCTTGGTGCTGGTGCCCGACCTACCCACCAGCGAGGTAGTGGGCAcatgaggagggagtggagtgagagtgagattctAGGCTATTCAGGTCACATTGGGTCATCCTTATATCTGATCAGTGGCCGCATACGTGGCGGGGCGTACATGTGTCCTATAGTATactataatgtatttatgtatgtttgtgtgtgtatttatccatctctctatctatctatatgtatatatatatatacatacatacatatatatatatatatatatatatatatatatatatatatatatatatatatatatatatgtgtgtgtgtgtgtgtgtgtgtgtgtgtgtgtgtgtgtgtgtgtgtgtgtgtgtgtgtgtgtgtgtgtgtgtatgtgtgtgtgtgtgtgtgtgtgtgtgtgtgtgtgtgtgtgtgtgtgtgtgtatatatatatatatatatatatatatatatatatatatatatatatatatatatatatatatatatatatatatacactgtatactgTATACAAATTGACAAAAGTTTGCTGCATTAATCCTTTAATACTAGAAATCCACTCGTTCCTTAGTAATTCATTATATTCACTTACTAAAGAATCTTTAGGAAGTCTGAGTCTCAAATTTTGAACCTTGGATTTTCATTCTAGATGAATTTGAATCGCCAAGATTTCGTAATACTGActctgatgatgttgctatttatGGCAAAACATGTGTTCCATGACGAGTCTTCTCAGAGGGAGCAGCTTTATTCTCTTTCTACTGTAAGTAACATGAGATATAGAAGGTCATATTTTAGAtattatgaaataaaaacaaatttggcCTTTCTCCTACTCTATAGCTCTTGATTTTGTATCATGGTTGTTATGTCTCTAGTCAGGGTTCTAAGTCAAAACCCTCTTATACTTAACATGAAGAAAAAACCCTATGTtaaaatttaaaaacaaacataatctCTGAATCGCAGGCACACTCAACCGATATGGTGTCCCAGGCCTTTGCCAATGTGGCCGAAAAGGGCAAATACTTGAGCCACTCATTCCTCTGGCCCGCTACCCGGTGGGAGGAAGTCACTCGGAGCTCTCAGGTGTGTCTCATCACCCAGGGGAGCGTAGACCGCCTCTTCTGGGTGGCTCGACAAGCTGAGGCTTTTGGAGGGCCAGTGTCCATGGCCATTTATGCTTCAGGGTCTGATTATGCCGTGGCCCTTGCTATGGTATCTTACTTGAGACATTGCTTTCCCGCTGTTCAAGAGAACGTGTCCTTCCATATAATGTACCCCAGGAAGTATCCGCCCAAACTCTCCTCTGAATACAAAGCACCTCCTCTTAGCTGTTCGGATCCAGAAGAAGTGAACAGACGCCTGACGATTCTTCTTCGGGACCCAAAACAGACCGGGATAAAACACTACCCGCAGAACCACATGAGGAACCTAGCCCGCCGAGCATGCCCTTGTGAAAACGTCCTCACCGTCGACATTGATATGGTGGCATCACCCTACATGAACAGAAAGTTGTCCCGCTTTCTCAACACTACGAAGCAGTCAGCGCCATGCAAGAAATGTGCTTATGTAGTACCACTCTATGAAATACAGGACGATGCTGAGTTTCCGAGTGATAAGACAGAACTTTTGGATCTGATACGAAATCACAGAGCTCGCATATTCCACAAAGAGGTAAAATGGGcagccaatttctctctctctctctctcttttcttttttatcctctgtAAAACATCATTCTTGATATTGGTTTTACATTTTTGAAAAAGAATTCCCCCAAAGACATCTATCCTTGAAAACTAACATTCcaaaacagataaagacagctaataaaataaaaataactcggTGAACCTTACATTCTTTTAAGGTGTACAGCAAGAATCAGGGAAATGGTCGATTCCACGATCGCTGGGAGGTGCAACCAGAGAAAGGGGATTTAAGTGAATATAAAGTCCTCTATGACATCGAAACCTACGAAGAGCGCTGGGAACCGATCCTAGTTTTGCCGATCAATGCTCCTTTCTTCGATGAGCGATTTGTTGGGTTTGGGTGCAATCGCTATAGTCAGGTtggtgttttatctatttattatttttaaaaagttttctctcttctctcaatttcagtctctcactatctcccccctctctctatttatacatctatccatctattattttcttttttctctttctctctctctattcatctatctctccttccctccctccctctcttttataaaAGTATTTTATACCTGTGGAATATTACATTCTACCATCAACACTAAAATCCGATTTGTCAACAATATGCAgcaccggatgggttgggcttcgcaccttgcagctgccttccttcctagCTTCCTTTGCCCAAGCACTTTCTCTGCCTTGTGCAAGTCCGGCGAACCCACCCCCTTGTCACGGCCGGAGGTCCGGCACCCCACAAATCAGAAACAGGCACCCGGCAGCAGGAGAGCAGTCGCAGAATATAAGGACGTCTTGAGAAGCAGAAGAGGCAGACCAGACCCAGCAGACAGAagaagcagtcacaggacaggaggtcacacTCTACCCTCGGCACTAGGGGCGCGGGGTCCCTCTTGGGGGTCAAACCTTTACCTTCCCCATAAACTtctcaagcaagtcccctttcattcgcCACCACCCATATGCCCCCAACTACATCACAACTAGTGGCTTAGCGGTGGAAGAACCTCACAACGCCGAACGTTCCTGTAAGATCAGCTCCTGCTGAAGTGTCTCCTTGccttaacgccagccatcgctaccaagACCTTTTGATCCACGCCTACCCACATCATGTCTGCCACACTTCTACGCCTGTGCTACGCTCCCGAAGAAGTCGCAGAAGATGCATTCCCAACTGACTCACCTACCTCGTCAAGTCTTCGCAAACCCTCGCCAGCATAGCCATGATTGTCACACTTCGACCCTACGACACCGATTTGCCTCGCTActtttaagagtaagtgtacctctacagtgccagtttaactatctgccctccctaaacccacccacaccttacattTGTTACCTTTTCTTGACGAACATCCTACTACTAATTCTACATTACACAATTTCTGACTGTTAATAATTGTATTAACTTACAACGAAGTCACACACTGAGATCACTGTGACAATAcccacctcactcccccacctcattctcagctttaaccattctttaattgacgTGTATTGTGTTAATTGCGTTTTTCAGAAtatagtattattgttgtcttcagaTTGTAAAGTAGTGTTTTTTTCTCAGCAAATAACCACACTTCAATTTATTCAATCATTGTAATGTTTCCGTTTCCCGCATATATTATTCATGCCTATTGTTGCGAATTTACAATTATCGTTTCCTCCACTTTATATGCTATTATTAGTAGTTCCTTTGTTATTACTTGcgttttcacttttcattctgtgaatttatacatatggtgtgttttgaaaatcacCTTGTCGCGGTAATTGCtcccttattcacacatacatgttgaTGACCCCCTTTACTCACTTATTTGACCGCTGTACAcggaattcactctaggattatatGTACCAAGTACCATATGTTTTATAACTGATCCTAACTCTAATGACGGctactctcaatattcgatatcttgtcattagtactgctggaatttatgcttcattagttttaaggtattggtgaatatgtaattTGTAACTAACTGGATGGAGTTGCAATCAGTTGCAGTAGGGACTGCAGACACCATAcgttatataggcttacataatatcaccgcaatttagttttaagtGATATGTCTCCTACgaagaaatcgcgcccagacgccgttgaatctcATACGAATCGCGCCCGCCGAATGTTGTTACTCGTACTTACGTCTTACTGCGCCCGAGATGCGGATCTTTACTGCTGCCTACGAATTGCGCCTTGCTGCATGTTGCTTACTCGCACTCATGTCATACTGCGCCCGAGATGCGCATGTTTACTTCTTGCTAGGCCAAGCTGCCTACAAATGCTGTCTAAAGCATTGTTACTAGCCTATCTAGCAGAAGAATAGAATTCTCGCTCACTAACTTtctacaaaataatggtactcttgAATTCACTAATCCTAACAGATTCTGATTAATCAACACCTTCTCATGACATGTTGCCTTTCTCATGACAAAAGttcttattactctcattttctggcatcttagtaaggtactgacaagtaaaatTACCATCTTCCTCCTTAGCCCTTATACTgacctggtacacttatatttcagccctgaagacgatgtgacccccctaccgaatgttgcacctcaccTAAGGGACgatggagcaccagcaaccatctgtagaagcctattgggagcttgccaccagacgcgTCATCAGTGCACAAGACGTTGCAGACGGCTCAAGGACGAGCCGCTTTGCATCGCCGGGCGATGTCAACAATATGCAgcaccggatgggttgggcttcgcaccttgcagctgccttccttcctagCTTCCTTTGCCCAAGCACTTTCTCCGCCTTGTGCAAGTCCGGCGAACCCACCCCCTTGTCACGGCCGGAGGTCCGGCACCCCACAAATCAGAAACAGGCACCCGGCAGCAGGAGAGCAGTCGCAGAATATAAGGACGTCTTGAGAAGCAGAAGAGGCAGACCAGACCCAGCAGACAGAagaagcagtcacaggacaggaggtcacactctaccctcggcactcggggcgcAGGCTCACTCTGAGGGTTAGCTGCCCATGTCCCTAGCAGTAATGACTCCCGACCCATTCTTCAACATAACAGACAGTTGACCCCGGGTCAGCATCTATTGGACCTCCCCTCCGGAGTCTTCACACGCGCGCTTCCGCTTGGGCTCCCccttgcccacaactgcaccagcacgagacaTAGCCATGCCACACTACCAGCCACCTCAACCtaataaaggaagaaaccagaactgtatctccataacccaccaaagtcagaGGAAACAAAACCCTGACAGTCATTCTCAGGGGTCACACttttaccttccccaataaacttTTATTACCACCAACCCACACGCCCTCCACCTCTTCACACGATTAAATATTCTGTACATTCTCCTGTCTGCACTTTCATCACTGCATACCACACTAGATAATCATTATATCTAGATAGCTAATC from the Penaeus vannamei isolate JL-2024 chromosome 33, ASM4276789v1, whole genome shotgun sequence genome contains:
- the LOC113819365 gene encoding beta-1,4-glucuronyltransferase 1; its protein translation is MNLNRQDFVILTLMMLLFMAKHVFHDESSQREQLYSLSTAHSTDMVSQAFANVAEKGKYLSHSFLWPATRWEEVTRSSQVCLITQGSVDRLFWVARQAEAFGGPVSMAIYASGSDYAVALAMVSYLRHCFPAVQENVSFHIMYPRKYPPKLSSEYKAPPLSCSDPEEVNRRLTILLRDPKQTGIKHYPQNHMRNLARRACPCENVLTVDIDMVASPYMNRKLSRFLNTTKQSAPCKKCAYVVPLYEIQDDAEFPSDKTELLDLIRNHRARIFHKEVYSKNQGNGRFHDRWEVQPEKGDLSEYKVLYDIETYEERWEPILVLPINAPFFDERFVGFGCNRYSQVYELHLRKYKFRVLDAAFLVHRGFQTRAKYPDWRPREIQENRKRYEEFKKEIHKKLKIKL
- the LOC138867919 gene encoding uncharacterized protein encodes the protein MEHQQPSVEAYWELATRRVISAQDVADGSRTSRFASPGDVNNMQHRMGWASHLAAAFLPSFLCPSTFSALCKSGEPTPLSRPEVRHPTNQKQAPGSRRAVAEYKDVLRSRRGRPDPADRRSSHRTGGHTLPSALGAQAHSEG